A DNA window from Mucilaginibacter xinganensis contains the following coding sequences:
- the ileS gene encoding isoleucine--tRNA ligase — translation MYKEYKQLNLSQTGKDVLDFWKQNNIFEKSISSRPANNPYTFYEGPPSANGMPGIHHVMARAIKDIFCRYKTLKGYQVKRKGGWDTHGLPIELAVEKALGITKDDIGKTISVKDYNDACRKEVMRYTDIWNDLTEKMGYWVDLENPYITYKNEYIESLWWILKEFHTKGLLYKGYTVQPYSPKSGTGLSSHELNQPGTYKMVKDTSITAQFKVKRDKDSEFLFEGVDTDLYILAWTTTPWTLPANCALAVGEKIDYVKISTFNPYTYEPVTVILANDLVGKHFKAEGENAFFDDYKGGDKIIPWEVKGHYKGTDLLGLHYWQLMPYVTNENLEKNAFRVIPADFVTTEDGTGIVHTASVFGADDFRACKENGVPSVMVYDEFGKEVPLVNKQGRFVDEVTDFAGLYVKEEYYSKEEREAPGFKATDVLISIKLKTENKAFDVKKYEHSYPHSWRSDEPILYYPLDSWFIKTTAVKDKMVALNKTINWKPESTGTGRFGNWLENLVDWNLSRSRFWGTPLPIWREENGGEEKCIGSIADLTAEIEKSIAAGLMPAGFVIDDLHRPYVDDVILTSSTGKPMYREPDLIDVWFDSGAMPYAQWHFPFENKEEFKNAYPADFIAEGVDQTRGWFFTLHAIAVMLSETSDEIKKINEEVGNKGVAFKNVISNGLVLDKNGNKMSKRLGNGVDPFETIEKFGADAPRWYMISNAAPWDNLKFNPEGIDEVRRKFFGTLYNTYTFFVMYANIDGFTYSEAEIALKDRPEIDQWIISLLNTLSKEVDAFYADFEPTKAARAIQDFVDAHLSNWYVRLSRRRFWRSDSPQDKLSAYQTLYTCLTTIAKLMSPIAPFFAERLYTDLNSITQKEEFESVHLAYFPEYHPDLVNAELEERMQMAQDISSLVLSLRKKVSINVRQPLSKILLPILDKKFEGQIEQVKDLILSETNIKAIEYITDTAGFIKKKIKPNFKALGAKVGKDMKAVAEAIGNLSQDDIAALENNGDLLLPTRHLINLSDVEIIAEDVTGWQVANLGKLTVALDVTITDELKQEGISRELINRIQNLRKGKEFEVTDRINVKLSNHPFISKAVNNNLSYICAEILAESIVLDNELNEGELVEIDGNEILIAISKI, via the coding sequence ATGTACAAGGAATATAAGCAGTTAAACTTATCGCAGACAGGCAAAGATGTACTTGATTTCTGGAAACAGAACAACATCTTTGAAAAAAGCATCAGCAGTCGCCCGGCGAACAACCCGTACACATTTTACGAGGGGCCGCCGAGTGCAAACGGGATGCCCGGGATTCACCATGTGATGGCGCGTGCCATAAAAGACATTTTTTGCCGCTACAAAACACTTAAAGGTTACCAGGTAAAACGCAAAGGCGGCTGGGACACCCACGGCCTGCCTATTGAGCTGGCTGTTGAAAAGGCTTTGGGCATCACCAAAGATGATATCGGTAAAACCATCTCGGTTAAGGATTATAACGACGCCTGCCGCAAGGAGGTAATGCGCTATACCGACATCTGGAACGACCTTACCGAAAAGATGGGCTACTGGGTTGACCTGGAGAACCCCTACATTACTTATAAAAACGAATACATTGAGTCGCTTTGGTGGATTCTGAAAGAGTTTCATACCAAAGGCTTATTATACAAAGGATATACGGTACAGCCTTATTCGCCTAAATCAGGTACCGGCCTCAGCTCGCACGAACTGAACCAGCCCGGCACCTACAAAATGGTGAAAGACACATCCATCACTGCCCAGTTTAAGGTTAAAAGGGATAAGGATTCGGAGTTTTTGTTTGAGGGTGTTGATACTGATTTATACATCCTGGCTTGGACTACCACCCCGTGGACCTTGCCCGCGAACTGCGCACTGGCCGTTGGCGAAAAAATTGATTATGTAAAAATCAGCACCTTTAACCCTTATACCTATGAGCCGGTAACGGTTATACTGGCTAATGACCTGGTAGGCAAACACTTTAAGGCCGAGGGCGAAAACGCCTTTTTTGACGATTATAAAGGCGGTGATAAGATCATCCCCTGGGAGGTGAAAGGCCATTATAAAGGCACCGACCTGCTGGGCCTGCACTACTGGCAGCTGATGCCTTATGTAACCAACGAAAACCTGGAGAAGAATGCGTTCCGCGTAATTCCTGCCGACTTTGTTACTACCGAGGATGGTACCGGGATCGTTCACACCGCATCCGTTTTTGGGGCGGATGACTTCAGGGCCTGTAAGGAAAATGGTGTGCCATCGGTAATGGTATATGACGAATTTGGCAAGGAAGTACCACTGGTAAACAAGCAGGGCCGCTTTGTGGATGAGGTTACTGATTTTGCCGGCCTTTATGTAAAAGAAGAATATTACAGCAAAGAAGAACGCGAGGCCCCGGGCTTTAAAGCTACCGATGTGCTGATCTCGATCAAGCTAAAAACAGAGAACAAAGCGTTCGACGTTAAGAAATACGAACACAGCTACCCGCACTCGTGGCGCAGCGATGAGCCGATCTTATATTATCCGTTGGACAGCTGGTTTATCAAAACTACTGCGGTAAAGGATAAAATGGTGGCGTTGAACAAAACCATTAACTGGAAACCTGAATCGACCGGTACAGGCCGCTTTGGTAACTGGCTGGAAAATTTGGTTGACTGGAACCTTTCGCGCTCCCGCTTTTGGGGTACCCCACTGCCCATCTGGCGCGAGGAAAACGGTGGTGAAGAAAAATGTATCGGCTCGATAGCTGATCTGACCGCTGAAATTGAAAAATCAATAGCAGCAGGGTTAATGCCTGCCGGTTTTGTTATTGATGACCTGCACCGCCCGTACGTTGATGATGTGATTTTAACTTCATCAACCGGCAAGCCAATGTACCGCGAACCCGACCTGATTGATGTTTGGTTTGACAGCGGCGCCATGCCGTACGCGCAATGGCATTTCCCGTTTGAAAATAAAGAGGAATTTAAAAATGCCTACCCGGCAGATTTTATAGCCGAAGGTGTTGACCAAACACGCGGCTGGTTCTTTACCCTGCATGCCATAGCGGTAATGTTGAGCGAAACCAGCGACGAGATTAAAAAGATAAACGAAGAGGTTGGCAACAAGGGTGTAGCCTTTAAAAATGTGATCTCGAACGGATTGGTGCTGGATAAAAACGGCAACAAAATGTCCAAACGGCTGGGAAACGGCGTCGACCCGTTTGAGACCATTGAGAAGTTTGGTGCCGATGCACCGCGCTGGTACATGATCAGCAATGCTGCCCCCTGGGATAACCTGAAGTTTAACCCTGAAGGTATTGACGAGGTACGCCGTAAATTTTTTGGTACGCTTTATAACACCTACACCTTTTTTGTAATGTACGCCAATATTGACGGGTTTACTTACAGCGAAGCGGAGATAGCATTGAAGGACCGCCCTGAAATTGACCAGTGGATCATCAGCTTATTGAATACCTTAAGCAAAGAGGTGGATGCTTTTTATGCCGATTTTGAGCCTACCAAAGCGGCCCGCGCTATCCAGGATTTTGTGGATGCGCATTTAAGCAACTGGTATGTAAGGTTAAGCCGCCGGCGTTTCTGGCGTTCGGACAGTCCGCAGGATAAGTTGTCGGCCTATCAAACGCTTTACACCTGCTTAACTACCATTGCCAAACTCATGTCGCCCATTGCGCCGTTCTTTGCTGAGCGTTTATATACCGACCTTAACAGCATCACCCAAAAAGAGGAATTTGAATCGGTTCACCTGGCTTACTTCCCCGAATATCATCCCGACCTGGTAAATGCCGAGCTGGAAGAAAGAATGCAGATGGCACAGGATATCTCCTCGCTGGTGTTGTCGCTCCGTAAAAAAGTGAGCATCAACGTAAGGCAGCCGCTGAGCAAAATTTTGCTGCCCATACTGGATAAGAAATTTGAGGGCCAGATTGAGCAGGTTAAAGACTTGATTCTTTCCGAAACCAACATTAAAGCCATTGAGTACATTACAGATACCGCCGGCTTTATAAAAAAGAAGATCAAACCAAACTTTAAGGCCCTTGGTGCTAAGGTGGGCAAGGATATGAAAGCCGTTGCCGAAGCTATCGGGAATTTAAGCCAGGATGATATTGCAGCGCTTGAAAACAATGGTGATTTGCTGTTGCCTACCCGGCACTTGATCAACCTTTCGGACGTGGAGATCATAGCCGAAGATGTTACAGGATGGCAGGTTGCAAATTTGGGAAAACTAACCGTGGCTTTAGATGTTACTATAACCGACGAGTTGAAACAGGAAGGCATATCACGCGAGCTTATCAATCGGATCCAGAACCTGCGAAAAGGGAAAGAATTTGAAGTGACCGACAGGATAAATGTTAAGCTAAGTAACCACCCTTTTATCAGCAAAGCTGTAAACAATAATTTATCCTATATTTGCGCCGAAATTTTGGCGGAAAGCATTGTGCTTGATAATGAGCTTAATGAAGGAGAATTGGTTGAGATTGACGGAAATGAAATTTTGATTGCTATAAGTAAAATATAA
- a CDS encoding TraR/DksA family transcriptional regulator: MKQENEKTRYSESDLQEFKGILLAKLSSAKEELNNLATSLSSPNANGTDDTAGTYKTLEDGSATLEKEQINQLAARQKKFIEQLEAALVRIENKTYGVCRETGKLIPKERLRAVPHTTLSMEAKLKQ, encoded by the coding sequence ATGAAACAAGAAAACGAAAAAACCAGGTATTCAGAATCAGACCTGCAGGAATTTAAAGGTATTTTATTGGCAAAGCTAAGCAGTGCCAAAGAAGAACTAAACAACCTTGCAACATCTTTAAGTTCACCAAATGCGAATGGTACTGATGATACTGCCGGTACTTATAAAACACTGGAAGACGGATCAGCAACACTTGAAAAAGAACAGATTAACCAGTTAGCGGCACGTCAGAAAAAGTTTATTGAGCAACTTGAGGCAGCCCTGGTACGAATTGAGAACAAAACCTACGGTGTTTGCCGCGAAACCGGTAAACTGATCCCTAAGGAACGTTTACGTGCTGTACCGCATACTACTTTAAGTATGGAAGCAAAATTAAAGCAATAA
- a CDS encoding lipoprotein signal peptidase has product MKAAYTKPFLVAAFIVLIDQVIKTWVRTHMSFDSEIRFLGSHGMLRYTENNGMAFGWELGGKIGKLVLTLFRIVAVCGIGYGLVYLIKNKYHRGLIMCVALIFAGALGNIIDSTFYGLLYQNGHLFEGRVVDMFYFPLIKGTYPDWFPVWHGQSFEFFEPIFNLADASISVGVIAILIFQKRYFKQEVPEVSSPNSEMVEE; this is encoded by the coding sequence ATGAAGGCAGCCTACACCAAACCTTTTCTTGTTGCTGCTTTTATTGTGTTGATTGACCAGGTAATAAAAACCTGGGTACGCACACACATGTCGTTTGATTCCGAAATTCGTTTTTTGGGAAGCCACGGCATGCTGCGCTATACTGAAAATAATGGCATGGCCTTTGGATGGGAGCTTGGCGGCAAAATAGGAAAGCTGGTATTAACCTTATTTCGTATTGTTGCGGTTTGCGGCATTGGCTATGGCCTGGTTTACCTTATTAAAAACAAATATCACCGCGGCCTTATTATGTGCGTGGCGCTGATATTTGCCGGCGCGCTGGGCAATATTATCGACTCTACTTTTTACGGCTTGCTGTATCAAAACGGGCACTTATTTGAAGGGCGCGTGGTTGATATGTTTTATTTCCCTTTAATTAAAGGCACTTATCCTGATTGGTTCCCGGTATGGCACGGGCAGTCGTTTGAATTTTTTGAGCCTATATTTAACCTTGCCGATGCATCAATCTCAGTAGGTGTAATTGCTATCCTTATATTTCAGAAGCGCTATTTTAAACAGGAAGTGCCCGAAGTAAGCAGCCCGAACAGCGAGATGGTGGAGGAGTAG
- a CDS encoding LysE family transporter — protein sequence MIFLTFFIGLIANFIGYIPPGNINLTLVQITINRGMKQALMFIISFSAVEFFFTYFIMHADKWLSAEVKLDTIIDWVMVVLFGVMGAITWINRKKPPETNYSDRESIRYGILLGFLNPMQVPFWMITGTYLITHQWIEDGKLALVIFSIGAAAGAFLALFLYAKFAQYIQSKFALSTRLVNTSIAILFFAFAAYHIIKQVYLLSVHRG from the coding sequence ATGATATTTTTAACATTTTTTATCGGGTTGATAGCAAACTTTATCGGTTATATCCCGCCGGGGAATATTAACCTTACCCTGGTACAGATTACCATAAACCGGGGCATGAAGCAGGCGCTCATGTTTATCATTTCCTTTTCTGCTGTTGAATTCTTTTTTACCTACTTCATTATGCACGCTGACAAATGGCTCAGTGCAGAGGTAAAGCTGGATACCATTATTGATTGGGTGATGGTGGTGCTGTTTGGTGTGATGGGTGCCATCACATGGATCAATCGCAAAAAACCACCCGAAACAAACTACTCCGACCGCGAAAGTATCAGGTACGGCATCCTGCTTGGTTTTTTAAACCCCATGCAGGTTCCATTCTGGATGATCACCGGAACGTACCTCATTACCCATCAATGGATTGAAGACGGGAAATTAGCTTTAGTGATTTTTAGTATAGGTGCGGCAGCAGGTGCATTTCTTGCACTGTTCCTTTATGCAAAGTTTGCCCAGTATATTCAAAGCAAGTTCGCCTTAAGCACCCGGCTGGTGAATACCAGTATCGCCATCCTTTTCTTTGCCTTTGCGGCATATCACATTATTAAACAGGTATATTTATTGTCGGTTCACCGGGGGTAG
- a CDS encoding DUF2157 domain-containing protein codes for MAKLNLDKQESEFLSRSIKYWEDEQLIDAGVAESLRSSYEVKGFDWMRLAKYSFWIALFCGVIAVGSLIIDDKVITWLKKLYYTPDIAISILAGIVAVPLFYFGRRWQNKYPEKVFSNEAIIFTGVLFTACCIAYLGKSLDNGSGHYSLLFLLSVFVYGALGWQMDSRLIWLFALVSLGSWFGTETGYQTRWSDYFLGMNYPLRFVLFGLVLLSSIYLLKNRKWFDRFWELTYVVGMLYLFMSLWLLSIFGNLGSIDSWWHIRQVSLFYWGIISAAVAAGFLFYGLKTKDVIAREFGITFLLIFIYTKYFEYFWDHTNKTLFFAILGASFWLIGRKAERIWNVKKVHG; via the coding sequence ATGGCTAAACTTAACTTAGATAAACAGGAAAGCGAATTCTTAAGCCGATCCATTAAATACTGGGAGGATGAGCAGTTAATTGATGCCGGCGTAGCCGAAAGCCTGCGCAGCTCCTACGAAGTTAAGGGGTTCGACTGGATGCGGCTGGCAAAATATTCGTTTTGGATAGCCCTGTTCTGCGGCGTCATAGCGGTTGGCTCCCTGATAATTGATGACAAGGTAATCACCTGGCTTAAAAAACTATATTACACACCCGATATTGCCATTAGCATCCTGGCAGGTATTGTTGCGGTGCCGCTGTTTTATTTTGGCAGGCGCTGGCAAAATAAATATCCCGAAAAGGTTTTCAGTAACGAGGCTATTATCTTCACGGGTGTGTTGTTCACTGCATGCTGTATAGCGTACCTGGGGAAATCGCTTGATAACGGCTCGGGCCATTATTCGCTATTATTCCTGCTTTCGGTATTTGTTTACGGTGCCTTAGGCTGGCAAATGGATTCGCGGCTTATCTGGCTCTTTGCCCTGGTATCATTAGGCAGCTGGTTCGGCACCGAAACAGGTTATCAAACCCGGTGGAGCGATTATTTTTTGGGAATGAACTACCCGTTAAGATTTGTGCTGTTTGGCCTGGTATTATTAAGCAGTATTTACCTGTTAAAAAACCGTAAGTGGTTTGATCGTTTTTGGGAACTTACCTACGTGGTGGGGATGCTTTACCTTTTTATGTCGCTGTGGTTACTAAGTATTTTTGGCAATTTAGGAAGTATTGACAGCTGGTGGCACATCCGGCAGGTGAGCTTGTTTTACTGGGGGATCATTTCCGCAGCCGTAGCCGCAGGGTTTTTATTTTACGGCTTAAAGACCAAGGATGTAATTGCCCGCGAGTTTGGCATCACCTTTCTGCTCATTTTTATCTATACCAAATACTTCGAGTACTTTTGGGACCATACCAACAAAACCTTGTTCTTCGCCATACTGGGCGCATCATTCTGGCTGATTGGGCGGAAAGCCGAAAGGATCTGGAATGTCAAAAAAGTTCATGGCTAA
- a CDS encoding bifunctional riboflavin kinase/FAD synthetase, with translation MKIYHNIDEFTRLSNAVVTIGTFDGVHTGHRKIIADLKKLAADTGGETVLLTFFPHPRMILHPEDESIKMINTIDEKAAMLEELGIDHLIITPFSRDFSNQTAEEYIRDVLVNKIGTKTIVIGYDHRFGKDRQGGLNDLLRLGPVYGFNVVEIPEQDIYEVAISSTRVREALLNGAIELANTFLSYPFFITGNVVRGDQIGRTIGYPTANIVIDEKYKLIPLDGIFAVKVKTGNEVHKGMAYIGSRPTVNGHTRNIEVNIFDFDKEIYNQQIRMEFHNFVRDDMKFDSLDALKEQIRKDKLDVVALLGDE, from the coding sequence ATGAAAATCTACCATAATATTGATGAATTTACGCGGTTAAGCAACGCGGTAGTTACCATTGGTACTTTTGATGGCGTACACACCGGGCACCGGAAGATAATTGCTGATTTAAAAAAGCTTGCCGCCGATACCGGGGGCGAGACGGTGCTGCTTACCTTTTTTCCTCATCCGCGAATGATATTGCATCCCGAGGATGAGAGCATAAAAATGATCAACACCATTGATGAAAAGGCTGCAATGCTGGAAGAGCTGGGGATAGATCACCTGATCATTACGCCCTTCTCGCGCGATTTTTCAAATCAAACTGCCGAAGAATATATCCGCGATGTGCTGGTGAATAAGATCGGTACCAAAACCATTGTGATTGGGTACGATCACCGCTTTGGTAAGGACAGGCAGGGCGGGCTTAACGACCTGTTGCGCCTGGGGCCTGTATATGGCTTTAACGTGGTTGAAATTCCGGAGCAGGATATTTACGAGGTAGCCATCAGCTCCACAAGGGTAAGGGAGGCATTGCTGAATGGCGCAATTGAGCTGGCCAACACTTTTTTAAGTTATCCTTTTTTTATAACCGGGAATGTTGTCCGCGGCGACCAGATCGGAAGGACCATCGGCTATCCGACAGCTAATATTGTAATTGACGAAAAATATAAACTGATCCCGCTCGATGGTATTTTTGCTGTAAAGGTTAAAACAGGCAACGAGGTGCATAAAGGGATGGCTTACATTGGCAGTCGCCCTACCGTTAACGGGCATACCCGCAATATAGAAGTGAATATTTTTGACTTCGATAAGGAAATTTACAATCAGCAGATCCGCATGGAGTTTCACAATTTTGTACGCGATGATATGAAGTTTGATTCACTCGACGCATTAAAAGAGCAGATAAGGAAAGATAAGCTGGATGTGGTGGCATTGTTGGGGGACGAGTAG
- the truB gene encoding tRNA pseudouridine(55) synthase TruB — MKSTYTRIEEFAEGQLLLVNKPYNWTSFDVVGKIRNSFKPLKLKVGHAGTLDPLATGLLIICTGKMTKQIDTFQAQEKEYTGTMILGETTPSYDMETEADQKFDISHITGQQIKDTCAQFLGEIGQYPPAHSAIKIDGERLYEKARRGEEVELRLRTVTITEFEITGISLPEVNFRVVCSKGTYIRSLVNDFGKALNNGAFLSTLRRTRSGDYKVDDAWEVMELVNTIRELKVISPVIE; from the coding sequence GTGAAATCGACCTATACAAGAATAGAAGAATTTGCCGAAGGCCAGCTACTGCTGGTAAATAAGCCGTATAACTGGACCAGTTTTGATGTGGTAGGAAAGATCCGCAATTCCTTTAAACCATTAAAGCTTAAAGTTGGGCATGCCGGAACGCTTGATCCGCTGGCTACCGGGCTGCTTATTATCTGTACCGGCAAAATGACCAAACAGATTGATACCTTTCAGGCGCAGGAAAAGGAATACACCGGCACCATGATACTGGGTGAAACCACGCCCTCCTACGATATGGAAACCGAAGCGGATCAGAAATTTGACATCAGCCATATTACCGGGCAACAAATTAAAGATACCTGCGCACAATTTTTAGGCGAAATAGGACAATACCCGCCGGCGCATTCGGCTATAAAAATTGACGGCGAGCGCCTTTATGAAAAAGCCCGTCGCGGCGAAGAGGTGGAGTTAAGGCTGCGCACCGTTACCATAACTGAATTTGAGATAACCGGCATCAGCCTGCCCGAAGTAAATTTCAGGGTGGTATGCAGCAAGGGCACGTACATTCGCTCACTGGTAAACGACTTTGGCAAGGCGCTGAATAACGGTGCGTTCCTTTCAACGCTAAGGCGTACGCGCAGCGGCGATTACAAAGTTGACGATGCCTGGGAAGTAATGGAACTGGTAAACACAATAAGAGAATTGAAAGTGATCTCACCCGTTATAGAATAA
- a CDS encoding menaquinone biosynthesis family protein: MKLSLGFSPCPNDTFIFDAMIHHKIDTEGLDFEVFYDDVETLNQKAMRGELDITKLSYHAFAYVADKYVLMDAGSALGFGVGPLLICKDDPEQLVSDLRSLTANPKIGIPGKYTTANFLLGTAFPNAINKVELVFSDIENAVLEGRVDIGLIIHENRFTYQDKGLKKIIDLGDYWEKETGCAIPLGGIVTNRKLPAEVQHKINRVIRRSVEFAFENPKSGLEFIRSHAQEMSEEVMYKHIELYVNKYSVDLGNEGRKAIRLLFDKALENHIIPEVKEDIFLSEPGLKEK, from the coding sequence ATGAAACTATCCCTCGGCTTTTCGCCCTGCCCTAACGATACCTTTATTTTTGATGCCATGATCCATCATAAAATAGACACGGAAGGCCTGGACTTCGAAGTGTTTTATGATGACGTGGAAACCCTGAACCAGAAAGCCATGCGCGGTGAGCTTGACATTACTAAGCTCAGCTACCATGCCTTTGCCTACGTTGCCGATAAATATGTTTTGATGGACGCTGGCAGCGCGCTGGGTTTTGGTGTTGGTCCGCTTTTGATCTGTAAAGATGACCCCGAACAATTAGTCTCTGATCTCCGCTCGCTAACTGCTAATCCTAAAATTGGCATTCCCGGCAAATACACCACCGCCAACTTTCTTTTAGGGACCGCATTTCCCAATGCAATCAATAAGGTTGAGCTGGTGTTTTCGGACATTGAAAATGCAGTGTTGGAAGGCCGGGTTGATATTGGCCTTATCATCCACGAAAATCGTTTTACCTACCAGGACAAGGGCCTCAAAAAAATTATTGACCTTGGCGACTACTGGGAAAAGGAAACCGGCTGCGCTATTCCGCTGGGCGGCATTGTTACCAACCGTAAGTTGCCGGCCGAAGTTCAGCATAAAATAAACCGGGTGATCCGCCGGTCGGTTGAATTTGCTTTTGAAAACCCAAAATCTGGCCTTGAGTTTATCCGTTCGCATGCGCAGGAGATGAGCGAGGAAGTGATGTATAAGCATATTGAGCTGTATGTAAATAAGTATTCCGTAGATTTGGGCAATGAAGGGAGAAAGGCGATCAGGCTGCTTTTTGATAAAGCGCTCGAAAACCACATTATCCCGGAGGTTAAGGAAGACATATTTTTGTCTGAACCGGGATTAAAAGAGAAATAA
- the mqnB gene encoding futalosine hydrolase, protein MRILIVVATEAEVAPLISEFRIPAPEPEEAGAGCQPLTADCQLLTTGVGMVATAFALGRHLSANKYDLVLNLGIAGSFDRNIALGDVVEVTEDTFAELGAEDDMNFLPIADMGFGEATWYPSKKLADLYNLFNTFNLPQAKAITVNTVHGNEASIQNVAERLSPQIESMEGAAVFYACKQFDMPCMQIRAVSNYVEKRNRANWNIGLAIKNLNTFAVEFLKLYA, encoded by the coding sequence ATGCGAATATTGATTGTTGTGGCTACGGAAGCAGAAGTTGCACCCTTGATCTCGGAATTCCGAATTCCGGCACCGGAGCCGGAAGAGGCCGGGGCCGGATGCCAGCCGCTAACGGCCGATTGCCAGCTCCTCACAACCGGTGTTGGTATGGTCGCTACAGCATTTGCATTGGGTCGGCATTTATCGGCAAACAAATACGACCTGGTACTTAATCTCGGCATTGCAGGCAGCTTTGACCGAAATATTGCTTTGGGCGATGTGGTAGAAGTAACCGAAGATACCTTTGCAGAGTTAGGTGCTGAAGATGATATGAATTTCCTGCCGATTGCTGACATGGGTTTCGGCGAGGCTACCTGGTACCCTTCAAAAAAGCTGGCCGACCTTTACAACCTCTTTAATACATTCAATCTGCCACAGGCAAAAGCGATAACTGTAAATACCGTTCATGGCAATGAGGCATCTATTCAAAACGTGGCCGAAAGGTTAAGCCCACAGATAGAAAGCATGGAAGGCGCTGCTGTGTTTTACGCCTGTAAACAGTTTGATATGCCTTGTATGCAGATCAGGGCTGTGTCAAATTACGTGGAAAAACGCAACCGCGCCAACTGGAACATAGGGCTCGCCATAAAAAATCTGAATACCTTTGCTGTTGAATTTTTAAAGCTGTATGCGTGA
- a CDS encoding 6-pyruvoyl trahydropterin synthase family protein translates to MIHITRKEHFNAAHRMYREEWSDEQNAEVFGKCANPNWHGHNYNLLVTVKGEITHATGYLIDLKDLKVIINDYVIEKLDHKNLNKDVDFMAGKMASTELLCIEIFNQLKAPIEANEGVFLHSVKLYETENNSAEYFGD, encoded by the coding sequence ATGATACATATTACACGCAAAGAACACTTTAATGCGGCGCACCGGATGTACCGCGAGGAGTGGAGCGACGAACAAAATGCTGAAGTTTTTGGCAAATGCGCCAATCCAAACTGGCATGGGCATAATTACAATTTGCTGGTTACCGTAAAAGGCGAGATCACCCATGCAACCGGTTATCTTATTGATTTAAAGGACCTGAAAGTGATCATTAACGATTATGTGATCGAGAAGCTGGATCATAAAAACCTGAACAAAGATGTTGATTTTATGGCCGGCAAAATGGCATCTACCGAGTTGCTTTGCATCGAGATCTTTAACCAGTTAAAAGCGCCGATAGAAGCAAACGAAGGCGTATTTCTGCATTCAGTTAAACTTTACGAAACCGAAAATAATTCTGCGGAATATTTTGGTGATTAA